The window tatcatttgaaaaattaatatgaaaatgcagaatttcaatgtttctacaaattatctacaaaatttcttaAGAAGATTTATCCCTTCATCATATTTTTTTGGATTCCATATTTAGCATAGCAGTTTCGTAAGGAGTAACAAGGGCATATAGGAGAATCACATAATTGTAGCATAAtcgggattttcgacataattgcattttttgcagaagatttgtggaagttttagtcgtttttgatttatgaaaacagaaaacaaaacaTCTACAATcataatacaaataatctacaatttatcgacaaaatatcaacaaactgggtacattgaattttactATCCCAATTCCATTCAATTGTAGCATGGTTGGGATTTTCGATATAATTGCGCTTTTTGCGGAAGATTTGTAAAAAATTTTGTCGTTTTTGATtcgtgaaaacagaaaacaaagcatctacgatcagaatacaaataatctacaatttatctacaaaatatctacaaactgagtacattgaattttaatatcccaattctcattcaattgtagcataattgagaTTTTtaacataattgcgttttttagaagatttgtagaagttttagtcgtttttttatttgtgaaaacagaaaataaaatatctacaatcagaatacaaataatctacaatttatctacaaacttggtacatatttggactcgacaTGCTTCCCCTGAAATGTATGTTTCACATTTTTTATACATATTTTAATCCAAAAAAGTACTAAATCATCcaattaaatacaatttttatacaatgttgttcaaattttatacaataaGTAAATggattaaagaaaaataaataaataacagtttataatttttatttaatttatctacaatttttctacaatttctgcaatatacgtcttcttcttcttcttcttcttcttcttcttcttcttcttcttcttcttcttcttcttcttcttcttcttcttcttcttcttcgagtttcaatctgaaattcagtcaaacccaagtctaatcttcaccaaaatccCTCAAAGTTGAGATATAAAAtccaaaccatattttcaattattttcaacaatacccaatccaaacgaataatgatttttgaaaacccaaatttgaattcaaagctttcaagctttttaatgactgtcaatggtggaattgcttctctattttcctttgctttatattATTGAAATTTGGCATAATTGCATTTGATGTAGAAAAACTGTAGAAGATTTAGTCGTTTTTCATTTGTGAATTGTAGCAGAATAATCAATTTGTTTTTGAATGTAGAAGAATAATCAATTCGTTTTTGAATTGTAGAAGAATAATTGTGTTTGATGTAGAGACGCTAAATTTGAAACGAAACTGATGAGAAGATTAATGAGCGTGGTTTTCGTTTGGAAGATCTAGAAGAATATTTAATCCCCCAATTTTAACACCTAAATATggttgtccaacgggacgggccgTCCTGTCCCATCCCGGTCCCGTCCCgcatcccgtcccgtcccgctTCATTTTAAACGGGATGGGCCAATGTTAAACGGGACACAGGATGGGTCGAGACGaccatttcgtcccgtttgtcccgtcccatttcgtcccgtttCGTTCCGTCCCGTCCTATCCCGTCCCATCCCATCCCGTCTCGCCTGTCCCACGAGTTtttatggtatatttgtggaatttttgttgtatttggtaagtataaaacgaatccaacttatgcaccgaCCATTTTGTCATGGTAGAGGGAGCGTGACAAGACTTTTCCAAAACTTTCAATAATGGCCCCAGTTATCctggctattcaagcatcatcattagcatcggagagtgcttttagcgcgACAAGATTTCAAATTGGAGATCATAAACATGCATTAGCGGAGGACACTCtagagatttccgtattatttAGAGATTGGATTAATTTAGAAAGAGGAAATCTTGATTTTtaaaaattaaccactagggaagaagaagaatacaatgagatacttatcactgggagcgatgacggcatggagttcatggaacatcaatcaataTTGCCAATTATAGGAGAATgtccgagagatattattgataagttacaaagaagctatataggagcttacaaatattaatatgataatttgtaattggctattaagaggcctagttcaaacagaacctTTCCTAGAAGGTGGTTGCGTAGATTAGacgctcttcaaaagaattatatttgtatttgagatttgaaagttctattaataaaataaaaggctctaagaattgatttttttttttatgaattcaTAGTTACttaatactttgaaattatattaaataaattttaactctattataaatttataattactagaataattcattacaagtcttttattttaatattttataattctttacttaattTTCTAATATTCGTTTTGACATTTAAGTTTGTTAAATAAATCAAAAAACTAGAAACTAGCaattgcaaactttaaaaacttagtcattttcaaaagactagacatttaaaaaaaaactacacTTAAGGCCCACGAACCCGTCCTGTTTCGTCCCGTCCCACCTcgtcccatcccgtttgttagcgggacgggatgggacgaCCGTTTcatcccgtttgtcccgtcccatTTCGTCCCGTCCCGCCATCGTCTCGTCCAGTCCCGTTAAttttgtcccgtcccgtcccgttggacaaccATACACCTAAATAAGGAAGCCTACAActacaatgattccttatttaatgtatggtctatattttgtagaaatactattagtatgaagggtaatatgcaaactatgaacatatttggtaatatagtttcatatatggtatatatACGAAAATTTCCCAATATAAATTGCTTTTCATTCAAAAAATACTTTTCGaaataaactgatttttttaatttgaccAAATATGCTATAATTATTGTACAAatatacttttcaaattaattaatcaaacacaaactacttcttatcaaattatttttcttaaaatttgtgaaaacttttaaaaataaactgattttaaaaGCTGACCAAACCAAGCTACAAGACAACTGCGGACAAAGCTAAACTGGCGCCTCCAGTCTCCAGGACACACCTCCGCACGTCTCCGAGTGGCTAATGATTGACCCACACGGTTCCTTTAATTTGGGTTGGGAGCGACACAATCCCACACCGTAAACCCTCACACAGACGATCCTGGCTTTCCACAAATGCCTGAAAgtccgaaacccctctcttcttttGAAAAACACAAAAGCCTCGTCGTCGACTCTCCTTTCTCtctgtaaaaaataaaaaatataaaaatccttTTCGCTGATTAATCACTTGCTCCGATCATTATCGTTATTGGAGATGGCGGCGGCGAGTGGAACAACATGGCAGCCACAAGTGGAAGGGTTCAAAGAGATCTGTGGATTATTGGAGCAACAGATGTCTCCGACTTCAGATAAGTCTCAGATTTGGCAACAACTTCAACACTACTCTCACTTCCCTGATTTCAATAACTACCTCGCTTTTATCTTCGCTCGTGCTGAGGTATCACTCCTTTATCCTAGACTTTTCTTTCGTGATAAAACTCTTTGACTCTTAGCtaataattcaattatttaacggattgatttttttttgtacttAGTTCGAAAATCTTCCTTGTTGAAAAAGGTTCTGGTGTGGATTCTTTTAGCATAGTTATCCCTAAGTGTTTAGTTGAAAGTTAAATTGACTTTTGGAAAATGCGTTTTAAACTTAGTTGTTGCATAAGTTATTCGTCTTCTTTATGGAGTTAGCAAAGTCATACCTATATGCTTCCTTGATAGTTGAATTGCTCTTTGGACCATGCCAATGAAACTTAACTGTTGCATTTAGTCTTAAGTTTTCTTTATGGTGATACTATGAGGAGTGGCGGAGCCAGGATTGTAACAAggagatttaaaaaaaattgaactcGTGACTTCAAGCAATTTTTGAACTGCCTTTGCCACTACTAGGGGATTCAAAAGTTAATATATTTACGAAAAGGTTGTTTTTGTCCTGTTTGCATAGTACGATTTTCCAACGAAGGGGGTTCAGTTGAATCTCCTTCCTTGGCAGTGGCAGCGTCACTGACAATGAGTTCTCtctccatttctttcattctctgATTTAAATATTGCATTGAGTCCTAGGTCTTCTTTATTGGCGGCATtgtgatctctctctctctttttcattCCCTGATATTCTATAGGATTATAACTTTCTTATGTTGCTAGCATGTAGTAGATTTCACAACAGTGAAAAGATGGCTTGTATTGACATCTATTTTTTGATGCATGGTAGATCATCTTGTTCATATTGCAATTGGAACGGGTTTGGTCTAAAAATGGTGATATTTTGGAAAACTACTATATTTTCCACTCAACAATCTGGTTGGTCCTTATAACAGGGGAAGTCAGTGGACGTTCGGCAAGCAGCTGGGTTGCTACTGAAAAATAACCTGAGAACTGCCTTCAAAAACATGCCTCCTGCTAATCAGCAGTACATAAAATCTGAGTTGCTACCTTCTCTTGGGGCGGCAGATAGACACATCAGGTCTACAGCTGGGACCATCATTAGTGTTCTTGTACAGATTGACGGAGTTGCTGGATGGCCAGAGTTGCTACAGGCACTTGTCAATAGCTTGGATAGTAATGACATAAATCACATGGAAGGAGCAATGGATGCCTTATCAAAGGTATCATTTTACTGTTATTTAACTAACATTTCACTCGATAATATTTCACGGGATACAGTGTGAAACTCGGTGTCAATATCTGATTTGAAAGTGTTGCATAACTATAATAAACAAGAACTTTTTCTTCTGTAGTGTGCTCATTATGTGAGATCCTCAAAGATTGCTAAATTCTCTTTGCAACATATGTTGTAAGGGCGATGAACTTAGCCTCGTGTTACATTGTTAGTGAACGTGAGTGTAAAGTGACAACAGTGGTAAAAATAGCCACAGTGGGACATGTGTCAGATCTTTGTTAAACTAACACATAACTGGCCTGCTGAACATTTTCTGTAATGCAGATCTGTGAGGACGTTCCTCAACTTCTTGATTCTGATATTTCTGGATTATCTGAACGACCCATTACTGTTTTCCTTCCAAGGTTTCTCCTGGTAAGCTAACTCTTCCCTTTCTTTATATTCACTTCTTTGCCCAATTTTATCTGATGTTGCTTCATTTATCATATAGTTTGCTGTATATTTGATATTCAATGCTAAATTCATAGTATCATTCTAACTTGACCTTTAAACGAACAGCTTTTCCAGTCACCTCATGCTTCTCTCAGAAAGCTTTCACTGAGTTCTGTGAATCAATTTATAATGCTGATGCCTAAAGTGAGTACCTCTTCTGTGGGCTATCTAGTTATTACCCTTTCTGCTGCCTTTGTGCCATTTTGACTCCATTGCTCATCTGGTCAGTGCTACTGTTATAGGTTTTGTATCTATCCATGGATAAATATCTTCAAGGTTTGTTTCTTCTTGCCAATGACCCTGCTCCAGAGGTGCGGAAGTTGGTAAGTAACTGCCGTGATATCTTTCATATACATTCTCTCTCTTCTGTGGTGCACATCATCAAAATTGCTATCAGTATCATTTGATGTACGCCTATTTGTGATAGCTTTAGCCGGATAAATTGAGCTCGTAAGACTGAATTAAATCTGTTAAGAGATTTATGACTTTAGTTCACAGATCACACATCTGGTGTATTAATAGGTTAAAATGGTCTTTGTAGTAGGCACCTGGTAGATGGGATGTTTCTTTCTGAGTGTTTTTTTTACTAGTTGTTTAGCTTGGTCATAAGAGGTAATGGTAAATTTGTATGTCTATTAGAAGTTAGCTGTCTTTTGTGTTAGGGCTATGATTTTTCTATGTCAAGAATGATGGGAGTCGGATGTTCAGTTTTCTGTTAAATAGTGTTATTGAAGGCGCACTTAAAGCGCGCTTGAGCCCTGAAGCAAGGCTCAAAGCATGATGAGCGCTTCGCCTCGCGTAGCGGGCGCTTTAGTGTCATTATCAAGGCTAtaaggcatacttttccttgccaatgagtgtaATGTTGAAGAGGCgacactaaacaattgatattttactttatcgtaaaattttcttcaatttcttggtCTATATATTTGGTATTCATGTTTATAGATATTAGTCCTGGATTACACATACATATTTGTACCTTTTCTCCATTTGCGCCTTTCTTCATTAAAGTCCGCGCTTTATTTGCGCTTTTAGCCCCAACAATCCTTAGagttttttgcgcttttcgcgtTTGATGACACTGCCAGGGTTGTCAAAGGCAAAAAGCCCTCTAGGTCTGCTGGGGCTTTAAGCGCACTTAACGTGTGAGCTTAAGTAAAAAAAGCGTAATGAAGgagaaatatacatatatacatatatatatgtatatatatacatatatacatatatatacacttaTTTTCCGATTATGTTTGATGTTTAGAACCACTTTAATTTACGACAAAACTCATGGACAATGAGGTGCGTGTCTTAGTGCCTTGCCTTAGGCTGAGGTGCAACTTAAGTGAGGCGAAGCTCCCTCCCTGAGCATTTCtgagcttcagggcttaagcgcacCTTAAATGAACCTTTCACAATATTGTAGTGTTAAATGACACGGAAGATGTTTTTCTAGCTGACATGATTGTTCTACTTATTTGTCACTGGTTCTTTCTTATATCACTCTTCTCtacaaaatctattttttttttttaatttttattttagcatGCCCACCTACAAAAGAGGTTTTGAAGTCTGTTCCTGTGATATCAATTATGCTTTTGACTGTTGTAGAGAGTTTTCTTTTGCTaccttattttaaaaaaaaagaaagttctGGCACCAATTACTCAGTTTGCCTTTTTCTCAACAGGTTTGTGCAGCATTTGTTCAACTAATTGAAGTTCGTCCTGCCTTTTTGGAGGTGACATCTATTTCCACTCTAAATTAATTGCCTATTCTCTTATTTGTCACATCTCCTTTCCGCTTGCACTTGCTTTTATGTGCGGAAAGAGTTCCAGGTTTCTAAacgttttaaaattttaagtacAATGAAGTATCAACATTTTGAAGGAACAATATTTTTAACTGTAAGTTTATTTTGATTCGTACTTTTTGATTGTTTGAGGTTTATTATTGCCTTTTTTTTATAAGTGAAGATATCGTTGAACTGCACCAAGCAAGTCTTATTATTGTCTTATTAGGATTAGGGGGAATGGGGGCAAAATGCCGCATCACTTGTGCACTGTCAATGAATCAATTAAGCAATCAACTACACCTTAATCCCAAACTATTTAGGCTTAGCAATATGAATCCTCTATATTAGGATACTGTTTGGAAGTTGAATTCATTATAGAAGGTTTAAACTACTGGTTCCACTTCCTGATTTCCCTTTTAGGTATTACATATATGTTATATGCAAGGAGttttaggaaaaagaaaaactgaaCAGTCTGTACACTTTAATTAATGGTCTTGCCTGAGAGAGTGAGCGGAACATGGAACAGCATACTCCTATTCTTTTAACATGTTCTTAATCAACTTCTGGTCCTTTGACACAGCCGCACGTAAGGAATGTTATAGAATATATATTGCAAGTCAACAAGGATCCAGATGAAGAAGTGGCACTTGAAGCTTGTGAATTTTGGTAACCTTCCCCTTTTCAGTGCTTCAATTGTAGATATCACTGGCATGATAATTGTGTCAACGGTGGAGGAAGCATACACCATTTTGCTGGaaattctttactaatctttgCATTGAGAGCACAATATTCTTCATTATTATGCTATAGATTTATTCTGTTTTTGATAAAATGGTTGATGGAATTGTAAAGATGATATACTATTTAACATGGTTTGGGAACCTTTAGTGACATGTTACGTTGGTGCTAAGCTTTTGTTGCCTTTAGGTGTAATTGGATGTTTGTCTCTATTGTTAAGTGTGTCTAGGTTTCCTTTGCCTGAATGGACTGAATTCAAATTTCAATAAGCTGGTTGGCAAAAATATACATTTATCATTCATTTTAGAGCTATACTTGATATTAGAGATCACATGAGCTCCATGCACCTTCCACTTAATATATTTTGGATACGCGTGCATTGTTAGAAGAATTTTAGCTAGCATGGTGAGGACTCAAAGAAGTTAGGCGAGATTATTGTATTAGAGAGTTAGTAAGAGATGTTTGTAAATGATAGTTAAATCATTTTAGGATGAAAGGACTAGATGCCAAATAAATTGGGACGGATGGAGGGAGAACATACAACAACTGCACTTCAATCTCAATCTAGTTGGGCCGGTTAATCCTTACCTATCAACACTTTGTCTTTTTGGAGAAATAGGAGATTCTCTAAATTTCATACCTATTCTGCTCTCAATCTCTATGCAACATTAGTAGATCTTTGTGAAGCACTACACTTAGTGTAAGTGTGTCAATAACGACTAACCTTAATCCTGATCAGTTGGTATCGTTTATACAGATGCTTTGCATCGATGGATGTAGAACATAGATTAGGAAAAGAGTCTCTACAATAATGAAGAGGGGGTTAAGGAATAAGGAGATCATTAAGATTATacttaattttttaaatattaagattatACTTAATTGGGAGGAAGAGCCAGAGCAATGTGAGAATTGTTTTAGATACTGTGTGAGAGAGAATGAGTTAAATAGATACTGACTGCTTGAAATTTGGTGTAATGACACTGTAAACCTTTCCAGTTACCTTGCTAGTCATGGAAGTGTACCATAGAAATAATGTGAGTAATGATATGTGGTGAACCTCAAATAGAGCCCCctctgagtattttctttttctttatgtgaACTATGTAGAAAATGTTATGGCACCCAAGAATTGCACCTATTATTAATACAGAAGGATGGATTTGCTTAAGTTCTTCTAGAGTTCTACTTGCTGGATATCTTCCTCTTTTTTGTGGTCAGGGCTGCATTatgtttcataaataaattatgctCTTGTGCTCGAAGTTTTTGCTTTTACCTGTTTTGTCTGCTCTCAAAAATCTCACGTTATGATTGAGAATTGTTGCTTTGTTTTGGATAATTGGGAATCTTCTATTGCGAATTGATGTACAACAACAACATGCCCAGTATTGGGAATCTTCTTTATGTGAACTATGTAGAAAATGTTATTTATGTGAACTATGTTCTTCTTTATGTAGAAAATTGGGAATCTTCTTTATGTGAACTATGTAGAAAATGTTATGGCACCCAAGAATTGCACCTATTATTAATCCAGAAGGATGGATTTGCTTAAGTTCTTCTAGAGTTCTACTTGCTGGATATCTTCCTCTTTTTTGTGGTCAGGGCTGCATTatgtttcataaataaattatgctCTTGTGTGCTCGAAGTTTTTGCTTTTACCTGTTTTGTCTGCTCTCAAAAATCTCACGTTATGATTGAGAATTGTTGCTTTGTTTTGGATAATTGGGAATCTTCTATTGCGAATTGATGTACAACAACAACATGCCCAGTATTGTCCCACACTGTGGGGAAAGCGTCGAATTGATGTCTCTTGTCAAATTTGATTGGATGTGGGTGTCATTGACAGGTCCGCATACTTTGATGCTCAGTTGCCCCCCGAAAACTTGAGAGAATTCTTGCCACGGTTGATTCCGGTATGCTTTATCCACAAACTATTTATCTTTTTCATATTGGTATTATGTGTCTTTTGTCTTAGCATATTCTTATGCATAATGCTTCCTGCACCACTTTTAGGTTTTGCTGTCTAACATGGTTTATGCTGATGATGACGAGTCACTTCTGGAGGCTGAGGTTTGGTGTTTAGTTCATCTTCAGATGTCAAATAAGTCTGAAATGATTTGTTATGTTCTGTTTTGCTTAACCAAACATTAATGTTTTATTACAGGAGGATGGCTCTCTGCCAGATCGTGATCAGGTTTGGTTGTCATTTCTCCTTTTTAGCTAAAAAACTAATCCTTTCCATTTGGCAACTTGGCATTAATTACATTGGAAGTCATTATGGACAGGATATCAAACCTAGATTTCATTCTTCACGTTTTCATGGTTCAGAGGAtggtgaagatgatgatgtaTGTGGTTTAATTGACCAATCATTTTCTTAATTAGTGCTCACTTTTTCTATGGCCTTTGATATCAGCATTATGCTTCCTAATTATAGGATGAAGACATAGTAAATATGTGGAACTTACGCAAGTGCAGTGCAGCTGCTTTGGACATTCTCTCAAATGTGTTCGGTGATGATATTCTACCAATGTTGATGCCTGTTGTTCAGGTGATTGATTATTTGTGAAATTAAATCCATCTATTCATTCCTAGCTTtcatatctctctctctctcaaagaGGTAAAGAAAGGAAATTCTTTACTCAGATGTTTGCATACTGACGTAGATTGGTATTGATTCCCCAGAAGGTTGTGTCTCAGAATTTTATGCTTCTGGTGGATGGCAACTGAATTTGAAAAAAGATTTTAATGATTAGGAGATGGAGGGAGTTGGACAATTAATAAATTATTGACTACAGCAGTGGTAGAAGGAGATAAGGAGGGTGTTATGCTATGGGCAGCAGACAGTGATATGAAATACTCTGTTAAAGCAGTTGTAGCATTTTGCAAAAGCAGTCAGAGTACTTTGAGCCAAATTGGCCATGGAAAATGATATGGAAGTCCAAAGCACCTATCAAGGTAGCTTGTTTTGGGTGGGTTGCGATCAGAGAAGCATGTGTAACCCAAGACAATTTGCAGAGGAGAGGTTTCATGTTAAGTCCATCTTCCTGAGCCAAGGGTCTATCAGAAATAGCCTCTCTGTCCTaccgggataggggtaaggtctgtgtacacactaccctctcagacccactttgtgggattttactgggtcgttgttgttgtaggTTTCATGTTAagtaatactccctccgttcaaatttatgtgaacctgtttgactaggcacggagtttaagaaaatatgaagacttttggaacttgtggtcctaaacaagttagaaaggggtccagagtatttgtgtggttataaaagcttctcattaagggtagaattggaagtagaattggaagtttaagttaaattgtttccaaatttagaaagcgttcattctttttggaatggaccaaaaaggaaataggttcacataaactggaacggagggagtagatGTTATCTTTGTGAAGAGGATCTGGAATCAGTCAATCACCTTTTTATCCATTGCAAAGTGGTCAAGCAGTGTTGGGAGCTCTTCCTAAATTTGTGTGTAGTTTGGGTAATGCCTTCAGATGTTAGAAGTCTACTGGAAAGCTGGAATAGGCAGAAGATAGCAAACAACCAGAAGAAGTTTGGAGGACTATACCTTGGTGTATTTTCAGGACAATTTGGACTGAGAGAAATAGTGCTTGCTTTGAGAACAAAAAGAATCATATTTCTAGAGTTAATGACCTTTGTCTACAAAATCTGTTTTCTTTTGGCGTGAGTGGAAGATCAGTATATGGATTTCTTAGAATCACTTGGGATTATGTAACTTGAAATTATTGTAGGGGTTGTTTGTTTCTGTTGTGTACCTTCTTGGTACCTTTATTAATAAAACTTTAACCTTATAAAATATGCTAGGTTAAATTATATGTTAAGATGCTATAGATAAATGATTGTGAAAATAGTCTTGTGCAATTTAAAATAAAGGGGAACAAATAAATTATCATTAATGGTCTATATTTTGACGGGCCTGTTCTCATCAAATAAGTGGTTGTTGCCCATAACAATGGCAGAACTCTTCCCTCTAGGCAGCAACTCCCTTAGAGGATCAATATAACATCAATTTGAAGAATTAAAGTTTTATCGTCGTGTGTTGAAACACTGATCATACTAATGAAAGAAGGAAACGAGAGAAACTAGAACTGAAGTTAATTTTGTCCTTTTACCTTTTGGTTAGTAGTTCGCGATAAATGGATCTGATACATTGCAGCTTTCTTGTATCTGGACAGACTAAATTGTCAAATACGAGTGATGAAGCCTGGAAGGAAAGGGAAGCAGCTGTACTAGCTCTGGGTGCTATAGCTGAAGGCTGCCTAAATGGGCTTTTCCCTCATTTATCGGAGGTAATCCTATCATTGACAAGCTTCCTAGAAAAAGAATTTGTGTTGATGAAGGACCACGTCATGTCTTTCTTTGCAATTTATTGCTGGTTTTTTTTTCGGGAAGTGAGTGGTATATATGTTCTGAGATATGCACATATTGAAGAAACTTGTCTTTTAAAagttctttcttttcatttctttttttcccCATTCAGATCATTACCTTTCTCATCCCACTTTTAGATGACAAGTATCCTCTAATACGAAGCATCTCTTGTTGGACACTGTCCCGCTTCAGCAAATATATCGTTCAGGTTGGTAATAAATGCTCCTTTTCTAGTTCTAAGCTACATTATCATACATGTGACTTAAA of the Nicotiana tabacum cultivar K326 chromosome 7, ASM71507v2, whole genome shotgun sequence genome contains:
- the LOC107794641 gene encoding transportin-1-like isoform X1, producing the protein MAAASGTTWQPQVEGFKEICGLLEQQMSPTSDKSQIWQQLQHYSHFPDFNNYLAFIFARAEGKSVDVRQAAGLLLKNNLRTAFKNMPPANQQYIKSELLPSLGAADRHIRSTAGTIISVLVQIDGVAGWPELLQALVNSLDSNDINHMEGAMDALSKICEDVPQLLDSDISGLSERPITVFLPRFLLLFQSPHASLRKLSLSSVNQFIMLMPKVLYLSMDKYLQGLFLLANDPAPEVRKLVCAAFVQLIEVRPAFLEPHVRNVIEYILQVNKDPDEEVALEACEFWSAYFDAQLPPENLREFLPRLIPVLLSNMVYADDDESLLEAEVWCLVHLQIHYGQDIKPRFHSSRFHGSEDGEDDDDEDIVNMWNLRKCSAAALDILSNVFGDDILPMLMPVVQTKLSNTSDEAWKEREAAVLALGAIAEGCLNGLFPHLSEIITFLIPLLDDKYPLIRSISCWTLSRFSKYIVQGTDHPEGREQFNKILMGLLRRVLDDNKRVQEAACSAFATLEEEAAEELAPCLEIILQHLMCAFGKYQRRNLRIVYDAIGTLADAVGGELNQPRYLEILMPPLIGKWQQLPNSDKDLFPLLECFTSIAQALGTGFAPFAQPVFQRCITIIQSQQLAKVDPASAGLQYDREFIVCSLDLLSGLAEGLGTSIESLVSQGNLRDLLLQCCLDDAPDVRQSAFALLGDLARVCSIHLRPRLAEFLDAATKQLDTSKLKETISVANNACWAIGELAIKVQKEISPVVLSVVSCLVPILQHAEGLNKSLIENSAITLGRLAWVCPELVSPHMEHFMQAWCFALSMIRDDIEKEDAFRGLCAMVKANPSGAMNSLLFMCKAIASWHEIRSEDLHKEICLVLQGYKQMLKDGAWEQFMSALEPSVKDKLLKYQV
- the LOC107794641 gene encoding transportin-1-like isoform X2, with the protein product MAAASGTTWQPQVEGFKEICGLLEQQMSPTSDKSQIWQQLQHYSHFPDFNNYLAFIFARAEGKSVDVRQAAGLLLKNNLRTAFKNMPPANQQYIKSELLPSLGAADRHIRSTAGTIISVLVQIDGVAGWPELLQALVNSLDSNDINHMEGAMDALSKICEDVPQLLDSDISGLSERPITVFLPRFLLLFQSPHASLRKLSLSSVNQFIMLMPKVLYLSMDKYLQGLFLLANDPAPEVRKLVCAAFVQLIEVRPAFLEPHVRNVIEYILQVNKDPDEEVALEACEFWSAYFDAQLPPENLREFLPRLIPVLLSNMVYADDDESLLEAEEDGSLPDRDQDIKPRFHSSRFHGSEDGEDDDDEDIVNMWNLRKCSAAALDILSNVFGDDILPMLMPVVQTKLSNTSDEAWKEREAAVLALGAIAEGCLNGLFPHLSEIITFLIPLLDDKYPLIRSISCWTLSRFSKYIVQGTDHPEGREQFNKILMGLLRRVLDDNKRVQEAACSAFATLEEEAAEELAPCLEIILQHLMCAFGKYQRRNLRIVYDAIGTLADAVGGELNQPRYLEILMPPLIGKWQQLPNSDKDLFPLLECFTSIAQALGTGFAPFAQPVFQRCITIIQSQQLAKVDPASAGLQYDREFIVCSLDLLSGLAEGLGTSIESLVSQGNLRDLLLQCCLDDAPDVRQSAFALLGDLARVCSIHLRPRLAEFLDAATKQLDTSKLKETISVANNACWAIGELAIKVQKEISPVVLSVVSCLVPILQHAEGLNKSLIENSAITLGRLAWVCPELVSPHMEHFMQAWCFALSMIRDDIEKEDAFRGLCAMVKANPSGAMNSLLFMCKAIASWHEIRSEDLHKEICLVLQGYKQMLKDGAWEQFMSALEPSVKDKLLKYQV
- the LOC107794641 gene encoding transportin-1-like isoform X3, whose product is MAAASGTTWQPQVEGFKEICGLLEQQMSPTSDKSQIWQQLQHYSHFPDFNNYLAFIFARAEGKSVDVRQAAGLLLKNNLRTAFKNMPPANQQYIKSELLPSLGAADRHIRSTAGTIISVLVQIDGVAGWPELLQALVNSLDSNDINHMEGAMDALSKICEDVPQLLDSDISGLSERPITVFLPRFLLLFQSPHASLRKLSLSSVNQFIMLMPKVLYLSMDKYLQGLFLLANDPAPEVRKLVCAAFVQLIEVRPAFLEPHVRNVIEYILQVNKDPDEEVALEACEFWSAYFDAQLPPENLREFLPRLIPVLLSNMVYADDDESLLEAEVCHYGQDIKPRFHSSRFHGSEDGEDDDDEDIVNMWNLRKCSAAALDILSNVFGDDILPMLMPVVQTKLSNTSDEAWKEREAAVLALGAIAEGCLNGLFPHLSEIITFLIPLLDDKYPLIRSISCWTLSRFSKYIVQGTDHPEGREQFNKILMGLLRRVLDDNKRVQEAACSAFATLEEEAAEELAPCLEIILQHLMCAFGKYQRRNLRIVYDAIGTLADAVGGELNQPRYLEILMPPLIGKWQQLPNSDKDLFPLLECFTSIAQALGTGFAPFAQPVFQRCITIIQSQQLAKVDPASAGLQYDREFIVCSLDLLSGLAEGLGTSIESLVSQGNLRDLLLQCCLDDAPDVRQSAFALLGDLARVCSIHLRPRLAEFLDAATKQLDTSKLKETISVANNACWAIGELAIKVQKEISPVVLSVVSCLVPILQHAEGLNKSLIENSAITLGRLAWVCPELVSPHMEHFMQAWCFALSMIRDDIEKEDAFRGLCAMVKANPSGAMNSLLFMCKAIASWHEIRSEDLHKEICLVLQGYKQMLKDGAWEQFMSALEPSVKDKLLKYQV